Genomic segment of Saccopteryx bilineata isolate mSacBil1 chromosome 9, mSacBil1_pri_phased_curated, whole genome shotgun sequence:
gccaccgcctggtcaggcaaataacaGTAATTTTAAACTTACAAAAATCTCTAATATAGAAAGTAGAAATTATTAGTGATTCTTGACcagaaataaaagccatttctCTCTTGGTGTGTTGTTAGCCTAATGGTTCAGGCCAAACACCTGAGAATGTTTCCcgacccctctctttctctcacacccaCATCTAGTCTGTCTGCAAGCCTTGTGGGGTCCACCTGCAAAATCTGTCCAGAATCTAAACTCTTCTCCCCCTCTACTGCCCCACCCTGGCCCAGCCTCCATTCTCTTCCTCCTAGACATATTGCCTCTGTCTCCTACTTCCTTTCCTATCCCCCTAGTCTGTTTTCCACATGCAGCTAAAGGGAGCTTGTGAAGCAGAGCCAGGTGAGAGCCCTCTTGGCTCAGACCATCATCAGCTGTACCTCATTCCAGGTAAAAGCAAAGTTTGCAGGGATCTGTTATGTCTCCCACTCTCCCTGGCTTACTCCATGCCAGCCGTGCTCGCCTCCCTGCTGTTCCTCAAGGGTTACATCCGGGACTTGGTGCCTGTTGTTCCTTCTCATTCTTTAGGCCTTGGCTCAGACATCCCCTCcctttggaagtcttccctgactACCTTCCCAGGCACTGTAAGCCTCTGGTATTTTTTACATCAAACCTTGTTATCTTCCGGTGTTTTAAGACACATACCTTTGTTTATGGTCGGTTTCCCAGCAGAATGAGCACTCGTTGATGTCAGGCATTTATCTGCTTTTTGCACTGTGTCCCTAGTACCCAGCACAGATCCCAACTGGGCACCTTGGAAGAGCTCCACAAGCAACGAGTTCATGAATACTGAGGATGGAACAGGAAGAGATGCTCCAGGGTCTGGAAGTTGGGGCCAGCTTAGGAGGAtcccagaggctcagagaggacagATGTACTTACCCAGAGGGCTCATGAGCAAGACCCAAGCTCCACCTTTTGGTTCTTGTGATTTGGGGTCATCAGTGATATTGATGCCAATATGTGGGGATCGTGTGGGGCAGATCCAGCCTCCAGGGTTTGGATGGGGTGAGGAAAGGGAAATTACTAGTGTAGACCCCTGCTCTTGTCCTTTCTGCTGGGCTCAGGAGATGAGAGACAGCTGGGGTAAAGTGAAGGTAGAATATTGTTTTGTTAGGAGAGACTTAAGTCTATGGAATGCTCCACTATGCAACTGTACCAGCACCTTCAGCATCTCAAGCCTCCCTGACCAGACCTTGATCTCCACtgacccctccccttcctgcaggTCATTGATCACAGTGGTGCCCGCCTTGGGGAGTATGAGGATGTGTCCAAGGTGGAGAAGTACAGGATCTCACAAGAAGCCTACAACCAGAGGGAAGGTATGCGGCCCATGGGTAAATTGGGGCCTGTGGAAGCCAAAAGGAATGTGTGCAGGGGGGAGGTGGTGTTAGGGGGCAGACAGAACAGATAGGGAGATTGAGGGGAAATTGGTGGTGTGGGCAGGGGGAGAGTGGAGGGGTGCCATGAGGTTGCTATGGGGACAGATGAGGGCATGGGAAAGCAGTGTGGGTAGAAAGGGCATAGGATGCAAATGAGGGCTGGAGGTGTCGGGATGTGGGCGGGCAGACAGACGAGTGCGTGGGAAAGTGGAAGGGGCATTAGAGGGAGGTCTGGGGTGTGAGGGATCAGGTGTGGGGAGCACGGTCAGGGTCACATGGGGCAGCCAGTGTGGGGCAGAGCATGGCAGAAAATGTGGAATGAATAGTACAGACGTGTGGGAAAGATGGATTCAGGATGGATGGAGGTGAATGTGACACTGAAGGATGTGGGAAGATGGGGTGATGTGAAAGACTGGAGACACGAATCTTCTTAGTCTAGATTGTGGGGAGACCCCAGAGAGCCTGGGGAGAGGCCAGGGCTTGGGGGGCTTGGATGACAGCCCTTTGACACCTGGAACAGAAGAGTTGATCTGAGTGTTAGCCTGTGTGAGTAGAATGTTCTCTCTTCGGGCCAGAGGCCCCACCCTGGTACTGTTCTGACCCCTATCCCCCTCCCCACTCGCAGACTCAGTCCGCTCCTTCCTGAAGCGCAGCAAGCTAGGCCGATTCAATGAAGAAGAGCGCGCACAGCAAAAGGCTGAGATCAGCCAGCGCCTCACAGAGGAGAAGGCGCAGGCCAGTGTCATCCCTGTGGGAAGCCGCTGTGAGGTGCAGACTCCTGGGCAGCCCCCTCGCCGGGGCACTGTCATGTATGTAGGTACGTGGCCCCAAGGCCTTATGCCCTGCTCTGCCTGATGTTGGCAGCGCTGGGAACCGAGCCCTCGGGAGATCTCAATTTAATGGGAGAGGCAGTCACAGAGCTGATAATGACAGGCCGGAGTGTTCATGGCAGGGAATTGGGAAGCAGAGGCAGAGTAACCTGGGTTGTGATAGAGGAGGTAGAGGCCGGAGCGATTAGTTCTGAGGCGAAGGTGGTCAGAGCTAACATGGGGAAACTGGCAGAATTTTTAGGGCTGTGATGGGGAAGGCACTGGCTGAAGTGATCAGAGCAGGGATGAGGGAAGCTTAGGAAGCTGTGTGAGCTGAGAGGAAGTACCAGACTTCTGGAGAGTAATCCAGAGTgcttggggagaggggaggaggactctctgaaggaaagagagaagtgagccAGGTGAAAAGGGAGGGTGAGTGTTCTAGCCAGAGGTAATAGTGAGGGCAGATGCTGTGAACAGAAACGAGCTTGACCTGtttgaggcagagaaagaaagtcaGCATGGCTAGGGGGCAGGTAAGAAGTGAGGTCAGGATCATGGGCAGGGCTGGACCATGCATAGCCTTGGAGACTATAGAGAGGAGTgtgggttttattgtttttttatagcaactttattgaaatataattcataaaGCATAAGGCTGACTCATTTGAAGTGTATGCTATTCATtcatggtttttaatatattcacagaattgtgcaaccaccaccacaatcaattttagctcattttcatcaccccaaaaaggaACCCCATAACCTTTAGCTGCCCCTTCTCATTTCTAAAACCCTATCTCCCTTAGTCTTAAACAGCCACTATAGACTTACCAATTCTGGATGTTTCACATAAGTGGAGTCATACTATATTATGTAGTCTTGtgactatcttcttttttttctttctttcattgagaggaggagaggcagagacagactcccgcatgtgccccgaccaggatccgccgggcaagcccaccagggggctgcccatctgggtcattgtttcattgcttagcaactgagctagtttttagcatctgaggtggaggccactgagccattctcagtgcccggggccaactcgcttgaaccagttgaggcatggctgtgggagaaagagagagagatggtggagggagaggggtggagaaacagatgggcgtttctcctgtgtgccctgactgggaatcaaacctgggacttccacacgctgggacactctaccactgagccagccagccagggcaactGCCTTCACCTAGcatgttttcagggttcatccatgatatagcatgtgtcagtactccatttcttttttatttttttgtgacagagagaaacagacaagaaaggagagagatgagaagcatcagctggtAGTTATGGCATCtttgtggttcattgattgctttctttatttttttttttcattgattgctttctgatacctgccttgactagggggctcaagctgagccattgacagtgacccctggctcaagccagtgacctttggggtcaagccagcgaccatgggatcatgtctatgactccacgctcaagccggcaacctcggggtttagaacctgggtcctcagcatcccagattgatactgtccactgcactgccacctggtcaggttgtgacattgttttcctttctctgtacctaagagtgaaattgctgggtcatgtggtgactctgtttaaccttttgaggaacaGCCCCTgtttacagtggctgcaccactttacattcccaccagaatGTGTGAGGGGTccgcctgcggtggcacagtggatagagcgtcagactgggatgcagaagacccagatttgaaaccctgaggttgctggtttgagcacaggctcaccagcttgaacatggggtcactggtttgagcgtgagatcatagacatgaccctgtgataactagcttgagcccaaaggtcactggcttaaagcccaaggtcgctggcttgagcaaggggtcactcactctgctgtagtgcacccccccccaaaggcacatatgagaaagccatcagtgaacaactaaggtaccacaacaaagaattgatgcttcttgtctttttcccttcctgcctgtctgtccatatctgtttctcttgcttaaaaaaaaaaaagaatgtatgagaggtccagtttctccacatcctctccaacacttagaATTATTTGTCTTTATGATTATAGTTAATCTCATGGGCATGAAGTGGTAAAgctttatggttttgatttgcatttctttgatggctggctaatgatgttgagtatcttttcatgtacttaatggcaatctgtatatcttctttagagaaatgtctattcagatccttctttacccatttttattttttttttagattttatttattgattttacaaagtcGGGgaggacaagaagcatcaacttgtagttgcttcactttagttgtccattgtttgcttgtcatatgtgccttgcttgactgggcaagcccagggttttgaaccagcaacctcagcattctaaggtcagtactcttatccactgcgccaccacaggccaggccctttCTGCCCGTTTTTAAGTtaggttgtttgtctttttctgttgaGTTGTGTAttaggctgccataacaaacgaTCATACACTGGatggcttaaataacagaaatttatttctcaccattGTTCTGGACATCCAAGATCAAGCAAGGCCTTGGCAGgtctggtttcttctgaggcctctcatTGGCTTGTAGAAGGTACCTCTTCACTGTATCCTGACATGTCTTTTCTCTGTGTGCATACCCATCTCTGGTGTCTCCTTGtgtgtttaaatttaaatttattcctataaggacatcagtcagaTTTATTCTAGATACAATTATCTTATTAAATATATGATTCAGAAATGTTTTCTCCCGTTGTGTAGattggttgtcttttcactttcttgattgtgttctttgaagcacaaaagttttttatttttatgaagtttaattcattttttgttgctgtgCTTTTGATATTAAACCTAAGAATTCagtgcctagcctgaccaggcagtgtcacagtggttagagcgttggactgggatgtgggggacccaggttcgggaccccaaggtcaccagcttgagcacgggctcatctagtttgagcaaggcttaccagcttgagcccaaggttgctggctgagcaaagggtcagtcagtctgctgtaggcccccccccccatcaaggcacatatgagaaatatgagaaatcaatcaatgaacaactaaggagctgcaacgaagaattgatatttctcatctctctccattcctgtctgtctgtctctgtccctctttctgactctctctgtctctgccacacacacaaaaaagaattcaGTGCCTAattcaaggtcacaaagatttatgtctgtattttcttctaagagttttatagtgtCATATCTGATGTTTAGGTCTTCGATGACCTACTTTGTGTTACTTTTTGTGTAGCGTGAGGTAGGACTCCAActtcattctcttgcatgtggatatctagtTGTGCCAACATTATTTGgtgaaaagacttttttttctgaagttggaaatggggaggcagtcagacagattcccgcatgcacccgactgggatccacccagcatgcccaccagggggtgatgttctgcccatctggggcatcgctctgttgcaaccagagccattctagtgcctgaggcagaggccacagagccatcctcagcgcccgggccaactttgctccaatggagccttggctgcggggaagagagagacagagaggaaggagagggggaggggtggagaagctaacgggagcttctcctgtgtgccctggccgggaatcaaacccgagactcctgcacaccaggccaacgctctaccactgagccaaccggccagggccaaagactttttttttttttcttcttttttttttctcactgaattGTCCTGGTATCCTTCTCAGAAATCATTTGACCATAAACTGTGGATTTTATGTTGAGTGAGATGGGAAGCTTTTGAGGAATTTGGGTCAAGAGTGGTGCTATTTCCATTTGATTTTTACAAAGACCTCTTTGGCTGTGGGTGTCAAATGAATAGGGGGTCAGGGGTAGGAACAGGGAGATCAGTGAAGGGGGCTACCATATCAGTCTGGGAAGGAGATGATGGTGGTCCTAGTAAGGTATATAGTTTTCGATAAgacaggctttatttatttatttttaaatgtttattttattgcctgacctgtggtggagcagtggataaagcatcaacctggaacgctgaggtcactggtttgaaaccctgggcttccctagtcaaggcacatatgggagttgatgcttcatgttcctcctcccttctctttctcttctctcttctttctaaaatgaataaataaaatctaaaaagagttgcctaaccaggcagtggtgcagtggatagagcatcaacctggaacgcagaagacccaggttagaaaccctgaggttgccagcttgagcgtgggctcatccggcttgagagtgggctcacaagcttgagtgtggagttactggcttgagcatgggatcatagtcatgaccccatggttgctggtttgagccctaaggtcgctggcttgaagcccaaagtcgctggcttgaagcccaaagtcgctggcttgagcaagggattacttgctcTGCActtgcccctggtcaaggcatgtatgagaaaacaatcagtgatcaactaaggagctgcaacgaagaattgatgcttctcatctctcccttcctgtctgtctgcccctgtctgtccctctctctgtctctgtctctgtctttgtctatctctgtcacacacaaaaaaatgtttgtattattgattttagagagggcatgagaaagaggaggaaagaggaacatctgttcctatatatgccttgacccaggatcgAagcggcaacctctatgctttgggaggatgctctgattaactgagctatctgaccagggctacaAGATGGGCTCTAGGCAGGCACAAATCTGGGATGAGCTGCATCTGAAGGTTTTGTTTGGATTTCTCTCCTGGGCAGGACTCACAGATTTCAAGCCTGGCTACTGGATTGGTATCCGCTATGATGAGCCACTAGGGAAAAATGATGGCAGGTAAAAATGTTCCCActcgtgtctgtgtgtgtctgtaccTGTGTCTGTGCTTGCATATGTGCGCATATGTGTGTAAATGCATGCATGTACTACTGGGGAGAGCTTATCCATCCTAGCATCTGGGGAGGGAGCCATGTTGGGAGCTCTCTGACCACTGACTTTTTCATCATTCCCGGCAGTGTGAATGGGAAACGCTACTTTGAATGCCAGGCCAAATACGGTGCCTTCGTCAAGCCATCAGTTGTGACAGTGGGAGATTTCCCTGAGGAGGACTATGAGTTGGATGAGATGTGATGCTCAAGAAAGGGCAGACTTGTGTATTAAATTTGCTGGACCTCGGAAGTGTCGGGAGGACTCGGTGATTATAGGAAAGGTGGGGGCAGCTGGGTAGGTGAGGGTGAAATAGGGGGCTGGGCAAAGTAGAACTTGGGAAGGGTGAAGCTTTATCCTTTAGTTGGTAGCTGGAGGCCCAGGAGACTCTTCTTTGTCCTTTATTAGTCAATATAATATtctgctgctgtaacaaataggCACACAATAATAGTGGCTTTCACAAGATTGAAGTTTATTTCTCTCCATGTAAAGTGTCATGTGATCATAAGAGCTAATATGGTGATCCCTCCAAGTCAGAGGCCAGTTTCTATTTCTGTGTATCTTGTTGTTCTTCCATCTTCTCCTCATAATTGCCACCTCATCTGCTCTCGGCACCAGGattggggaggaggaaaggataCCCCTTGTctttaggaatatatatatatatatatatatatatatatatatatatacaactcaAAACTTGTTCCTTTTTCATTGTCCAGAATTTATCCCATGGCCACTTGTAACTGCAAAAGAGATggaaatgtagtttttattttgggAAGCCATGTTCCTATCTAAATATCAGAAGTTCCTATACTATAAGAGCTGGGGAGAAAGGATATTGGGGGTCAACAAGTAGTTCTGCTAGAGTCCCTGTGGGTAGGGAGACCTTACCTGTTTACTTAATATAGTTGACCTTtacctgactggtagtggcgcagtggatagagcatcaaccagtaacactgaggtccctggtttgaaaccctgagatcactaaCTTGAGTGCTgcagacttgagcccaaggtcactggcttgagcaaggggtcactggctcagcttgagtcctgggtcaaggcacgtacaaaaagcaatcaatgaaaaactaatgtgaagcaactacaagttgatgctttttcttctctctctttcctctccccccccccacccccatatcaATCAAATTTAGAAAGTAttacatttaggccctggctggtgggtcagtggatagagcgtcagtccagtgtatggatgtcctgggttcaattcctggtcagggcacacagaagaagcaaccatccattcctttcccccttctctccctcttcctctcctgcagccagtagcttgattggttcgacgTCagccccagtcactgaggatggctcagttagtctgagtgcatcagcctcaggtgctaaaaatagcttggtacttgagcattggcccgaGACTAGGTTgcgaggtggatcctggttggggcgcaagCACAAGTCTTATCTCActatcctcctctcacttaaaaaaagaaaagcctcaccaggcagtggcacagtggatagagcatcagactgggacgtagaggacccaggtttgaaaccctgaggtcaccagcttgagcacgggctcatctggcttgagtgtgggctcaccagcttgagcgtgggtttgctggcatgagcatgggaacatagacatgaccccatggtcagtagCTGGAgcctgaaggtcgctggcttgaggcaaggttgctagcttgagcaaggggtcacttgctctgctgtagcctcccagtcaaggcacatatgagaaagcagtcaatgaccaactaaggagctgcagtgaagaattgatgcttctcatctctctcccttcctgtctgtccctatctgtccctctctctgactctctctctgtccctgtcaaaaataaagaataaaagtattaaatgtagccctggctggacagcttggttggttagagcatcttcccgaaGCACAGAaattgtaggttcgatccctagtcttggcacatacaggaacagataagtgtttctgtctccctctttctccttcactcctctctgaaatcaataaacatttttaaaaaagttttaaatttaaatatctatataGCTGACCCTCGGACAACACAGTTTTGACCTGTGTGgtctacttatatgtggaattttttcaataaatactgtaaatgtattctttgttattttcttaacattttcctctttttaaattatttatttttttgtggcagagacagagagagtcagagagagggacagataggaagggagagagatgagaagcatcaatttttcattgcagttccttagttgctcattgattgctttctcatatgtgccttgacaggggggctacagcagaccgagtgaccccttgctcaagccagcgaccttgagctcaagctaatgagcccgtgctcaagctggcaacctcggggtctcgaacctgggtcctccacatcccattctgacgctcttatccactgcgccactgcctggtcaggctctttttaaaatttactgtaagaatacagtacataatacatttaacatataaaatatgtgttactcagttgtttatgttattggtaaggcttctggtcaacagtaggcAATTAGTAGTAAAGGTTTTGAGgaatcaaaagttatatgtggcctgacctgtggtggcatagtggataaagtgttgaccttagcacctggaacgctgaggttgccggtttgaaaccctgggcttgtctggccaaggcacatatgggagttgatacttcctgctccttcccccttctctctctctctctctctctttctttctcactctcactctcctctctaaagtgaataaattaaaaaaaatgttatatgtgGGTTTTTAACTGCATTAGGGATTGGCACCCCTACCTAACCTGCATATTGAAGAGTCAACTGTActtgaaataagaaagaaatcttatGTGGTTAGAAGTAGCATGAAGCCCTTTATAGCAAAGAATATTGTGTCCTCAGGTATGTGACATATGCACATGTGCACCATACATTCTTGGGAGCTTGAGTCTCACCGTGCATGTGTCTGCCTGTGCAGTAATCCCTTGTTAGCTCCTTGAAGGAATTCCTGATGGGATATCTGTTCGGTGGGCTCTACTTATTTGTTGCAATTAATTATAGAGAAGTTGGCAGTGGGGAAAAACATAAGCAATGAGCTCAGCAACCTACAGAAACAACTTGAGAAAAGGACTCTCTCCCAGTCACTACTGTGAAGAAGGACCTTGGGTTTTGGTGAGTCCAGCATTCACTGCCCTCTCTCACCAGATCTATAACTTCAGAGGACACTGCAGAAAATTAGGATTTCCTTCTAAGGCTTAGGCCCCTTCCATGTCAAGGAGTTTTCAAAGTGAGGATCATTAGGGTGGTATCCCTAGTGTTCCAGCTGGCAACTACCAACTGACGTTCAGCCAGAGTCCAGTTCGGGGTTCAGTTTGCAACCCCTGTTGTGTGCTTTTAAAATATGTCCACAAATTCTTTGACACATTTCTCTTTAAGAGTCCTcccgttggccctggccggttggctcaatggtagagcgttggcctggcgtgcaggagtcccgggttcgattccccgtcagggcacacaggagaagcgcccatctgcttctccacccctccccctctccttcctctctgtctctctcttctcttcccgcagccaaggctccattggagcaaagttggcccaggcgctgaggatggctctgtggcctttgcctcaggcgctggagtggctctgattgtggcagagcgatgccctaagatgggcagagcattgccccctggtgggcatgccaggtggatcccggtcgggcgcatgcgggaatctgactgactccctgtttccagcttcagaaaggtacaaaaaGTGTcctccccttgaatgtggctgATGTAGTGCCTGCTTCTAACAaatagaatatggcagaagtAATGATTTGTGactttgtgactttttaaaaagacagggagaagagagaaatgagaagcatcaatttgtagttgcttccttttagttgtttattgattgcttcccatacatgccttgtgGGCGTGGctgttcaagctgagccagtggccccgtgctcaagccagcgactttgggcttcaggccagtgaccttaggatcatgatcctgtgctcaacgacgtcagggttttgaactgggccCTCggtgtcttgggctgatgctcagtcCATTGCACCATCACCAATAGGGCAATGATATGTGACTTCTAAGACCAGGTCATAAGGCCATtgtatttttatcctttcttttcttttattctttatcttatttatttatttatttatttatttatttatttattgcacatGCAAGAGAcaaacagaccagaagggagagagatgagaaacatcaactcatagttgcggcactctagttgtttattgattgcttctcatattttctttgaTGAGGGTGGAGTtcaagctgagacagtgaccctttgtcaagccagtgacctttgggctcaagccagcgaccatggggtcatgtctgtgatcccacactcaacctgttgaccctgtgctcaagctggtgagcctgcactcacaccagtaaacttggggttttgaacctggatcctcagtgtcccagggtgatgctctattcactgtgccaccacctggtcaggcttcttttttaaaattttatttagagagaggcagggagagagagacaaagagataggaacatcaagctgtttctgtatgctccctgactggggatcaaaccagcaacttctgcacttcccAACGACACTTCAACCAAccaaggttatttttttatttttagagagacagagagagggagggagagagacggaAGGAGAAAGGTtcgaagcattcatttgttgttccactcagttgtgcatttattggttgcttcctgtgtgtgctctgatcagggatcgaacttgcaaccttttCATcgtgggacaatgctctaatcgactgagctaactggccaaggactagttcctttttgtattttttgtatatgtttctgttttgtgttattttctttattttgtgtgtgtgtgtgcttttattttcttgttttctttctttattcttgctATCTCTTTTGGATCACCTGCTCTGAGAAAAGCCAGCTTCCCATGTTATGATTACACTGCTGCAGCCCTATAGAAGGCTCCACACggtgagaaactgaggcctgCCAGGAGTCAGCCAGGCCTCCTGCCAACAGCCCTGTGAATGGGCCAGCTTGAAAACTGACTCATACCTAGTCAAGCCATGAGATGACTGCATCTTCTTGAGAGATCTTGAGCCAGAACCACCAGGGGGGGCCACTCCTGAATTCTTGAGCCATAGAAAATGTGAGATAAGTATTATTTTAAGCTATTAAACTTTGGTTTTGTtagcaataatatatatttaatgcacCTGATTCTAATTAATTATTGCTGCATTGAATATTGTCTAAACCTCAGCAAGTTAAACAGccatttaatttttcttgcatatatatatattttttaatttttatttatttagttttatttttttgtagatatTTGGGGAGGGCTTGGCTTGGGATCTCTCATTGTTTGAGCTAGAAGTTGGCTGGGGCTAGAGTCATCTCAGGGCTTGACTAGGCTAGATATCGAAAGTGACTCAGCAACTTTGCTGGCTATTGGCAAGGAGCTGGGTGAGGACTTTAACTGGATcacctccacatggcctttctagTATGTCTGTCTTAGAGTAGTTGGACTTTTTATGTGATAGGTGGCTTTCTCCAAAGTGAGTATTCTAGGAGAACCAAAGAAAAGCTGCATGGTCTTTTCTGACTCAACCTCAGACGTCACATAGTATCACTTCtgctgctgtctttttttttttttttttttcccagagacagagagagggatagacagggacagacagacaggaacagagag
This window contains:
- the TBCB gene encoding tubulin-folding cofactor B, coding for MEVTGLSAPTVTVFISSSLNSFRSEKRYSRSLTIAEFKCKLELVVGSPASCMELELYGPDEKFYSKLDQEDALLGSYPVDDGCRIHVIDHSGARLGEYEDVSKVEKYRISQEAYNQREDSVRSFLKRSKLGRFNEEERAQQKAEISQRLTEEKAQASVIPVGSRCEVQTPGQPPRRGTVMYVGLTDFKPGYWIGIRYDEPLGKNDGSVNGKRYFECQAKYGAFVKPSVVTVGDFPEEDYELDEM